Within Natator depressus isolate rNatDep1 chromosome 6, rNatDep2.hap1, whole genome shotgun sequence, the genomic segment CGCGCACCTCTTGGGCTCCTCTGCGTGTACAGGAGACTTGGGACGAGtaacaggggaatggggaggtgaaCGCCCAGCCTCCTCTTTCCCTGTGGTAAAACAGTGATTCTGCTTCCCCGAACCCTGTGTCCCTCTGCCCCTGGTTTCTGTTTAACTGCAGCTTGCGACGGCTCAAAAGAGTCTGCAAACTCAGTCAGTCCACCCACTGCATCCACCTTTTTGTcccacaaatactgttttacatcatcactgcacatattcaggaattgttcctgagtaaccaaatcacacatttcttccaagcttgtaatgccttttcccctcacccacttatcgaacaaatctctcatttcatttacataaaCCACATTACTCAATCCAGATCCCCGCTTAAGACTCCTGAATTTAACCCTGAAGGTTTCAGATGTAATCTGAAACAATTTCAAATCCAGTTTCTTAAATTTCCCATAGATTGAGGCATCATCAATATGCATCtgattgaatatgtccagagctcttccagtcaattctACGACCAATGTGGTTATTTTTTGATTGTCAGGAATTGTATGGAGGGTGCACAAACGTGATGAAATATTCGGCAATATCACTGGACTTATCATATTGCAGACATTGTTGCTCCCATTTGTGTATTTTGGGGAAGTGGGGCCAGCTGCTGGTGGGTTTTGTCTTTTCCACTCCATAATAGCCAGTTTATGCTTCTGGCCCTCAATCTGGGCCTGTATTTCTCTGTCTCTTAACTCCAGGGATCATTTGTCCCTGGTTACCTCTGCTTCCCTGTGCCTTTTGTGACAGCTtcttccctggctgcctctgcctctttGAGCTTCAGTTGAAACTCCAtgtcctttgccttctcttctgcttccagtctggccagctctaCCTTAGCAGCTGCCTCACcggtagtcattttcctgctttcttgtgctgggccacaccccctctgcagttcactgaaactgagattcactcagttcaggggcttctcagttaacagagACTTTCCCTGTACCCAGTTTTCAGCCTTTCTAGCTTCTTTTGATCTTCACTCTTACTTACTTTGCTTATTTTTCCTTTCCCATTTACCTTacccgaaataagcaaacagaaaataacaaaccagtcaccactttgtctgttctccaccCACCGCAcccaaaactcacttaaaatcactccCAGTGTCTCAAaacaatcagctgtgcacagatcctgctcgACTACACCACTGTGATAGGTTGGCTCCCAGAAGCCCctttgggacttcagtacctttcGTTGTTTGATCCAAACACAattgcctgctgcaaacccagataCAAGTCTcaaccacgtcccccacaagctgcaggcttaactgaaaacagcttaagaagtgcctctgtctccagcactcagatacccagcccccaatggggtccaaaccccaaataaatccgttttactctttATAAAGCTTATAAAGGGTAAACTAATAAATTgctcgccctctataacactgatagagagatatgcacagctgtcccccccccaccgccacccaggtactaatacatactctgggttaattaataagtaaaacgtgattttattaaatacaaaaagtagaatttaagtggttccaagtaataacagacagaacaaaatgaattaccaaacaaaataaaataaaacatgtaagTCGAAGCCTAATAGAGTGAAAActgaatgcaggtaaatctcaccctcaaagatgttgcAATAAGCCTGTTTTACAGACTAGATTTCCTCGTAGTgggggtccagcaatcactcacacccctgtagttactgtcctttgttccagtttctttcaggcatctccgTGGGGTGGAGGGGCTATCTTTTGTGACAGCTGAAGAAAAAATGGAGGAGTTTccccaggggcttatatagtctctGTATTGTGGGTGGaaacctcttcccctctcctatgcagaatccagctcaaattggagttttggagtcacatgggcaagtcacatgtccatgcacgaCTCAGTTCCTTTCAGGCCGACGCCAAATTCCCAGGAAAACTCaaatgtggattggcgtctctcaaagttcattgttagcttcagtgtttcttgattgggcacttacagagaatagtcttttctcaagtatctgaccaactgcttcactgagggtacttaaaatcaaacaagtacatatctaatattcataacttcgaatacaaaaacgTTACATGCACGCAAACATGATGAATAtattcagcagatcataacctttgcagggatatgttacatggcctatctatcataaaacatattccagttgtgTCATATTTACAGCCATGAGCCTATTTCTATAAAGaattatggagtgcaatgtcacactctGTTTCACGGACTATAAATTACaggaaataaatacaattaaCAAAAGAATCAGAAGGGAGCTGGCCTGCTCGGAGATATTTTGTGGCAGCATCTGCAGAGATACTGAGTGTTAACCACCAGCTTCGGAATATCCTCCTttttgcagtctgccccagggaccTCCGGGTCACCGGAGGCACAGAAACCAGGAGGAGGAGTTCTGAGCAGGACTCTTAGAGGAAATAGGGGCACGGTGTTTCCTGGGCACAGACCTGGGGCGACAGACTTTGGATACAGAGATTGCTGGTTGTTTGTTGTTTCTAGTGGTGTTCAGGGAaccaggactttgtgtacattctttctAACCCCTCGTCCACAGATTATACCAAAGAATATAGCTGACTTGGatcatcaatttttcctcctaatacAGTCGACCCTGCAATGCCTCACAGGTTGGCACCACGTAGGAGAAGGGGGAACCAACATTCCCTCGAGCACTGATAATACCAGCCAAGCCTGCACACCCTTGCGGGATAATTTCTCCTACCATAGTGAAGAAGGGAAGAGTCATTACTGGACCTGCCTTGGGTCTCCTTGTGGAAAGGTGATGACCACAATGTCCTTGTGCATCTGCAGCCATGGATCAGTGCATGGGCCCATCCCTTGGGGAACCTACACTTTCATGTCAATTGAACACTGCTGTCAATCAGCACCACACCTTTGGTGTTACTGGGATATTTTCTTAGATGTTGGCTGTGATATATCAGGGTCCAACTCAGACTAATTAGCAGCTGTGTCACACCTGCCTGCAATCTTGCAATGCCTTGCAGAGGTGGCTTCCACTTTGGCGAATCACAAACAACCGTCAAGCATGGAAATCGCACCCAAGGCATGTGTGTGTAATTGCAGCCTGGCCAGGAATAGTTGGGTTACACTCAGGCTCTCACcacccttggttatactgcagggtgaccccaacgcATTCCCCACTCTTCGATTTCCCTCCCAAAATGTCTGTCCTGTGCTGCCCaatcctctcctggacaatacaaggtacattgtccattatttctttaatagcacTAACATGCCTGCAACATAGCTTCTCAGACACTTCTATTTAaaaacactggattagataaaacaacaaaaaaaaccccaaagtttattgactacaaagatAGAATTTAAGTGAGTGCAAATAAGGAGACATAGAAGTCAGAGATGGTTTCAAGAAAAACAAAGCTAGAATGCAACTTGTGCCTAAGTTAACAAATGAtgtgaaattcaaagcaaaagtttcCTCACCACATGCTCTCAGCAGTCTCACTGACCAAACATCTTAGGTCAGGAGCCATCCCCAAgtccaatggctgcttcctttatcCCTTCAGATGCAGTGAATCAATGGGCAGAGAGGGGGGGGGTATCTTGGGATGTCTGCACCTTCTTTTTAGAGTCCTATTCCCCctttgagaaacatttccaccTGTTTACCAGAAGAGAAAGGGTCTAtgtagaaggatgttccctgctgctttttcctcacctaTTTAGATACAAAATTAAGTAGAACACGCAtttctttgtttaagacagaACAGTTTGCCAGCCTCAGTTTTGACCATGTATTAATAACACAATACAGtgtaatcttataacttcacatacatgATAAAAATATGATTAATATTTGTGAGGAGAGCATGACTATTTTTAGTTGACTCATAGatttatttagcattttataGCTGAGCTCTGCGTGCAGATCATATGCATGCAAGATGGACAGTTTTATGAACTGCACAAGTCTGTAGCATGCTGTGGCCTCCCCCTGAGCTCCTCTGGTCATAATGTGGTCAGCATCAAGCAAAATGAGTGAACCTATCTTTCCTACTTTGGGGAGTAACCTAGCAATGGAAGGACATAGAATACTATGGTGATTGGCATGCTATAAATAGCTCGATAATCTGGAGTACTCTTACATGTCTTACAGGTTTTACATTCCACCTACTGGGGCCAGGACAATgaggttactctgaaaccaggaataaCTGAGAAGGTATCAGCTACATCTGCAAACAATTAGTACGTTTCACCTGTATCTAACTTTCAGGTCCTTTGATTCCAAATTTTTTGctaaggctggttgaaaatttttcttgAGAAGTTTTTTTGATAGGAAATTGGATTTTCCATTTAACTATTTTTTCCAAGAAATTATCTTTTCCCCGGAAATTATAAGCTTTCCATCAAAATACCAAACACCTCTCCTCCCTAACCATGGCTGTGGGACTCTGGTGATGTTCCAAGGCagttcagcaagaggagagaccatcatgcatcatgggggatgtagtccagcctgggagcctggcccatggaaGAGATTGGTGCTGTGGAGTGTCTGAGGCACCCCCATGGTATTTCCGAGTCAAACTATTAAGATTTTAGTGAAAAGATTTTGGTcttcacaaaaaaacaaacaaacaaccccttgTGAATCAGCTCTACGCAGTACCCAGCTTGAAGTGAAAACAGGAGGATGAAATATACCCCTAACCTCATACACTGTAAATCTGGTAGTAATTGCATCATTTAATAAACCAGTAGAAAGAGTGGGTCAAATTAATCCCCAGGGCACCAATTACACAGAGGGTGGCTTTGGTTTACTGAATTCATTAATTACATGTTATGGCTCTCTGAGCTCAGGTATTCCCAGTTGCTTCAGGAATTATGTATCATAGGTCACACATCTTCGTATAAAGCTTCCTGAATGGTCCAAACTGGCAGTTTCTGTCAATGATGAAACACCACCAcagctttctctctcttctcagaaGGTACGTGCTAGTCTCCTGAATTACAGACACGCACACACGCAGACACCATGGGGATCAGCAGCTATTGAATTGCAGACCTCCAGCACCGAAAGCCTCAGCCCCAACTCCGACCCCTTCAGCTAAAGGAGCGACCTCATGGGTTGGAAAAAATAGGCAATTACCTAGTCACTGAAGCCAGGGTTTCCCATGATGTCTCTGGGTTATCATACAGGCTCCAGTAAATGCCAAACAGCTTAATTAGCACAGTAAGCAACTTCACCCCAAACTGACATGCCAAGCCACAGAGCTCCCCTTGCCCAAAGAGGGTGGAAAGATTTACATTCCTTTACTCTCACCCCTTCTTTAGCTAAGGAATAATCCCTTCAGACTGATTCTCTCACAGCAGAGTCACAAgttactgttttctttttggattagtgaacaggagtgtttgtgtgGGGGGCACAATTAACCTGTGTGTCATTGTGTTTGCACAGAGTGTGCATTTTATCGAACACCTGGAATGACCAGCTGTGAATATCTGGCTCTGTGGACTAAGCCCTTCCCGGAGAGGGTACTGATGTCCATTAAGAAACTGATATCCATGTATCCTCTCTTACCTCATTACAGAGAAGGAAAAGGTTTTCTGCACCCTCCACCAGCCCACATCTCTGGAGCTGCCTAATCTGTGTTCAGAGGAGATGGGAAATCACTCGGAGGTGACCGAGCTCATTCTCTCAGGATTGACAGATCGTTCAGAGCTGCAGGTTCCTCTGTTTCTTGTGTTCCTACTGATTTATGCTATCACcgtggtggggaatggggggatgaaTTTGTTAATCACGATTGATCCCCGACTCCACACCCCtatgtactttttcctcaggaatttgtctttctgtgacctctgcatTTCCTCGATAATTTCCCCTAAGATGCTTCTGAATTTCTTTGCCGAGAGGAAAATCATTTCTTACACTGGCTGCACTGTGCAAATGTATCTCTCTACCGTTTTTGCAGATGCTGAGTGCCTCTTGTTGGCTGTGATGGCGTATGATcgttatgtggccatctgtaacccGCTGCTCTATACGGTCACCTTGTCCAGGCAGCTTTGTaaacagctggtggctggggtgTACGCTGTGGGGGTGGTGGATTCAATGATACACACGTGTTTTAcatttcagctgtcattctgcagctccaacatcaTCAATCATTTCTCCTGTGACATCATCCCACTGTTGGCGCTCTCCTGTTCTGACACGCACATCAGTGAGATTGTGATGTTTGCTCTGACAAGCTGCTTTACAGTGAGCAGCTTTGTGACTGTCCTCCTCTCCTATATCTATATCATCTCCACCATCCTGAAGATCTGCTCTGCTGATGGCCAGcacaaagccttctccacctgcactttCCACTTAACCGCTGTGTTCCTGTCTTTTGGCACCCTCTTCTTCATGTATTTGCGTCCCATCTCCAGCTATTCCATGGACAGAGATAAAGTGGCCTCAGTGTTTTACACGCtggtgatccccatgttgaaccccctcatctacagcctgaggaacacggAGGTGAAGGACACCCTGAGGAAAGCAATGAATAAACTGCTAACCAATTCTTGAATCTGTTTAACTCAGTACTGGTTTAGTGATGGGGAGTGGAAACAGTTGAATTCAATTCCCAGAGCATTACAACGTAATTTTGCAGAGCCCATGTGATTATTGttcattattattttgtaattaaaattaatttgtttgtattacaaCAATGTCTGCAGACCCCTACTGAGGTCATTGGACAAAACCCGAGGAAGACTCACAGGTTCAGAAAGAGAGAATGATTTTATAAGCTGATTGCTAGGGGCATCCATCTAGAGGGTGAAATGTTCAACTTCATATCTCAGGAGATTGGGTGGCAGTtcccagtgtattttccactgaatgcatccgatgaagtgagctgtagctcacaaaagcttatactcaaataaatttgttcgtcagtaaggtgccacaagtcctccttttctttttgcgaatacagacttacatggctgctattctgaaacagttccaaaggggtttctgtAATGCAACCCGTCACACAGAGTTCAGGAATAAAATCacaaaacaatgtgtgtgtgtctgggggggcggggcggcaTGGGAGGACAGTACAAGAAGTGATGGACTTCAATTGCAggaagggtggtttaggttggagattaggtGAAACACCCGAACAGTGAGGGTGGCTAAGGACTGGAATAACTGgcccaggaaggttgtggaatctccaccactaCAGAttgttaagagcaggttagacaaacacctgtcagggatggtgtagataaTACTCTGTTGtgctgtgagtgcagggcaggggactagatgacctctcgagatcccttccagtcctatgattctatgatctcacaaGGAGCCCTGCACTCGGGGGCAGGGGCGACACCAGCCTGAGCAGTGGGCAGGGCAAGGAAAACTCACCTGCCTCCACTTGACATTCAGCTTCACTGCACCCCCcgccacatgcacacacatagtgCCCACTGCACaccaaacacacacgcacacagagtgCCCACTACACACAACACGCAGAGTTCCCAATGCACACCATATGCACACACGCACAGAAGGTgcactacacacacacagtgcctaCTGCAAAccaaacatatacacacagagacaaagtgtccactacacacacacagcctgacactgaGCTCAGTCAGAATGCAGAATAATCTCTACGGGGAAGCTGGGACAGCTGGCATATTTCCAACTCTGCTGAACAAAAAGAACTGAAGGGGATTCTTGTTTCCTGGCAGGGAGATAGGACTAGATTTCCCAAATGATCTTTTCCATCAGCAGCTTCTCTGAGGCCTGGTTTATGCTGAAAAAAATGATCAACAGAGCTCCGTCAGACAGGGCGGGGAAACTTTTCACACCCTGTGGGTGGCAGTTAGCTTGTACTGACCCTCAGtgtcattcttccattgacctagctactgcctctcggggacgtggattaactacatcaaagGAAAACCCCCTTCCATCAGTGTGGAAAGGATCTACACTATGGCGCTGATGCACATCATAGCTGAGTCAATGTAATGGCCTTAGTATCGATATTCTCTGTATCGATCAGTGAGTTTTTCCCCTTCCCACTAGAGCGATTTTTCTCTCATTTTCCAtcattgttctccttcctttaataaagctctttccttctttcGATAGGTAAATATGTtcagaaaagttgaaatttctccTCTCAGGATagtttcttccttcccctcccatgaatttcatttcaattaaagGCTGAAATGCTCTGAAACTGACTTGCTTGCCCATGACTTGGTGGTAcctctttgtttttcctcccttcactTACAATGAGTTGAGGACGGAAGCAGTACCAGCTCAGAACCCGAAAATCAGACTAAGAGTCAAATCTTCCCCTGTTTGCTCACCACACCAATGTTACCCTTAATAGCTCTGGAGCTGCTAACTTGGGCGGCAGAGGTTAAATTTGGCTTTGATGACTTTGAGATTTGCTCCCTGGAGCATCTTTGCTCCCAGGACCACAGGTGTGCACAGCACACACAATTAATGTTGTTGCCATGTCTTTCCTTTTGGAAATGGAACACAGAGGGACAGAAAATCAGCTGGCCTGGATCGCTGTCTCTCCTGTGAGGTCATTTTAACATGATACAAAACTGAGGTGACTGTATTCCACTTTATTTGTTGGTCACCTCTTCAAATGCCTCTTCAAGTAATTTCCCAGCATTGGGATGCAAAGGTGTCCAGAAATGAGTGAATTTCATCTTGACTAATAATTTATTGTCAAAAACCATACTGTTTGGATTGACCTGAAACTTTTCACAAACAGGTTACAAATACGCCTAATAGCTTTGTCCCAAaacaatgtttgtgtgtgtgtgtgtgtgggggggaggatttcatagattcatagatattaaggtcagaagggaccattatcatcatcttgtctgacc encodes:
- the LOC141989001 gene encoding olfactory receptor-like protein OLF2, encoding MKHHHSFLSLLRRGDGKSLGGDRAHSLRIDRSFRAADAECLLLAVMAYDRYVAICNPLLYTVTLSRQLCKQLVAGVYAVGVVDSMIHTCFTFQLSFCSSNIINHFSCDIIPLLALSCSDTHISEIVMFALTSCFTVSSFVTVLLSYIYIISTILKICSADGQHKAFSTCTFHLTAVFLSFGTLFFMYLRPISSYSMDRDKVASVFYTLVIPMLNPLIYSLRNTEVKDTLRKAMNKLLTNS